The following are from one region of the Deltaproteobacteria bacterium genome:
- a CDS encoding DUF3106 domain-containing protein — translation MKNTISRRTFLKFTVLGSVGAMLSPVMAPRTANAQETDSSLQDARRRFEALSPEEKKNLLERYQALKALTPEERKQLREVSARLRDLPPERRAEIRESLKRWRNIDASQKDRIKARWRKYQSLTPEQKARLRTKFERWRQMSPAQKDRLRRAIRRRRGN, via the coding sequence ATGAAAAACACGATCAGTCGCCGCACTTTTTTAAAATTCACAGTCTTGGGTTCTGTCGGCGCAATGCTTAGCCCTGTCATGGCGCCCAGAACTGCAAATGCCCAGGAAACTGATTCCTCTCTTCAAGATGCCCGACGACGCTTCGAAGCATTATCACCAGAGGAAAAAAAGAACCTACTAGAACGCTACCAAGCCTTGAAGGCATTGACTCCCGAAGAACGAAAACAACTTCGAGAAGTTTCGGCCAGGCTTCGGGACCTACCTCCCGAACGTCGGGCAGAGATTCGAGAATCTTTGAAACGATGGCGAAATATAGATGCTAGTCAAAAAGATCGAATCAAGGCACGATGGCGCAAATATCAATCCCTAACACCGGAACAGAAAGCGCGGCTGCGCACGAAGTTTGAACGATGGCGACAAATGAGCCCCGCACAAAAAGATCGATTGCGACGTGCGATTCGTCGGCGACGAGGAAATTGA
- a CDS encoding RNA polymerase sigma factor: protein MKRAALSEQPGNSKKEKDLSIPADDVLMKKLAGGSEAGKERSEDAKAAFRILFERHGGLILGYCSRLLADRSLAEDISQDVWMKVIQNARKYEARNQLRPWLLTLSRNTCLNVLRSRKSFVQIDSDNETEIETEARRISSVATDEGTAIQSLLKKDSSKNFKTHLDSLPAAQRTALSLLLIEELSYEEIARAMELTLPAVKTHIHRGRKNLEGLLQPRGDA, encoded by the coding sequence GTGAAGCGTGCAGCTTTGAGCGAGCAACCGGGAAACAGCAAAAAAGAAAAAGATCTTTCCATCCCGGCTGACGATGTTTTGATGAAGAAACTCGCTGGAGGATCGGAAGCTGGAAAGGAAAGATCAGAAGACGCAAAAGCCGCATTCCGAATTCTGTTTGAGCGGCACGGGGGACTGATACTTGGTTACTGCTCGCGGCTCCTAGCCGATAGAAGTTTAGCCGAAGATATTTCACAGGATGTTTGGATGAAAGTCATACAGAATGCCCGGAAATACGAAGCCAGAAATCAGCTAAGACCTTGGCTCTTAACACTTTCGCGAAATACGTGCCTTAACGTTTTGAGAAGTCGAAAATCTTTCGTCCAAATCGATAGCGACAATGAAACGGAAATAGAAACCGAAGCGAGAAGGATTTCAAGTGTTGCGACAGACGAGGGCACCGCGATTCAATCGCTGCTAAAAAAAGACAGCTCCAAGAACTTCAAGACACATCTCGACTCGCTGCCTGCAGCGCAGCGCACTGCGCTCTCTTTGCTTTTAATTGAAGAGCTTAGCTACGAAGAAATCGCCCGAGCGATGGAACTCACCTTACCCGCAGTCAAAACACATATTCATCGCGGAAGAAAAAATCTGGAAGGCCTACTTCAACCGCGAGGTGACGCATGA
- a CDS encoding response regulator transcription factor, whose translation MKEIEAANLKTRVLVVEDEADIRRILKELLEAQGFYVVDLSSGHAILHQIELHNPDVLLVDQMMPGITGVEIIAQVRKDGRHANLPIIMVTGLSGEEDKVKVLNLGADDYVTKPFLPKELAARINALVRRTAARELASKSEPQELIRGDIRIELRSHRAFVGSEEVQLTLTEFKILRELLKQVDHVLTREQLRERALESVNVTDRTIDVHMASLRKKMGPIGDTIETVRGVGYRLAR comes from the coding sequence GTGAAAGAAATTGAAGCAGCCAATTTAAAAACTCGTGTACTAGTTGTCGAAGACGAAGCGGATATTCGCCGCATTTTAAAAGAGCTGCTTGAAGCGCAAGGCTTTTATGTCGTCGACCTGTCTTCCGGACACGCGATTCTTCATCAAATCGAACTTCATAATCCCGATGTGCTCTTGGTTGATCAGATGATGCCAGGGATAACAGGAGTCGAAATTATCGCCCAAGTACGCAAAGACGGTCGTCACGCCAATCTTCCGATCATCATGGTCACAGGTCTGAGCGGTGAAGAAGACAAGGTGAAAGTTTTAAATCTAGGTGCCGATGACTATGTCACGAAGCCGTTTTTGCCAAAAGAATTGGCTGCGCGGATCAATGCTTTGGTTCGTCGAACGGCGGCGCGAGAATTAGCCTCGAAGAGCGAACCCCAAGAACTTATTCGGGGTGATATTCGAATCGAACTCCGCTCCCATCGTGCATTCGTTGGTAGCGAAGAAGTGCAGTTGACACTCACTGAGTTTAAAATTCTGCGTGAGCTATTGAAACAGGTGGATCACGTTTTGACTCGCGAACAACTTCGAGAGCGAGCACTCGAGAGTGTGAACGTTACCGATCGCACCATCGACGTGCACATGGCGTCGCTCCGTAAAAAAATGGGCCCCATAGGTGACACCATCGAAACCGTTCGTGGCGTAGGCTACCGCCTCGCCCGCTAG